One Pelodiscus sinensis isolate JC-2024 chromosome 24, ASM4963464v1, whole genome shotgun sequence DNA segment encodes these proteins:
- the LOC102463756 gene encoding E3 SUMO-protein ligase ZBED1-like isoform X2 produces the protein MLNHLKLKHPTVSRKTESRNQTPLAAFASGSSGRYNTREEQLTELLCTMISTDMLPVSVVEGTGFRALMSFVEPDYCMPLRQTITSRLENCYETCVRLLREKLDKAVKVAFTTDCWTALSTESYMTVTCHYIENWEPRSSVLHTESLAGEQTAENLAAKLNATVERWGLAGRVLACVHDNTSDIALANTPRYVAWESVSCFAHTLQLAINDGFLSSPVDHAVAAASRLVAHFHHSTVATQAFEREQIQLQVQPHPLIQSCKIRWNSVYDMFERLSEQRQAVTAVLSDSSVTKQSDAQMLQLQDEHWQLLEDILPVLSTLKCATTAMSAEQLASISNIYPICNSLLQTHLRSEAPAENATVTAFKAAVRRSLEHRMTPSDPAIAAKPAVIAALLDPRHKHMRFLSPVVQIAAKSKLLELAARLEIEEPPRAWADRRGAETDEPMEPASKKRTSAIVMLLGEGYTKKENEENAVEKELEDYLREPCPSLECSPLEWWKVNAQRFPRLGKLANSYLCIPGTSVPAECVFSSAGLTINRLRSRLTPEHVNMLIFLNKNKQ, from the coding sequence ATGCTCAACCATTTGAAGCTGAAACATCCAACTGTTTCACGTAAAACGGAAAGCAGAAATCAAACCCCACTGGCAGCGTTTGCTTCTGGCAGTTCAGGAAGGTACAACACGCGTGAGGAACAACTAACAGAATTGTTGTGCACCATGATCTCGACAGATATGCTGCCTGTCAGCGTCGTTGAGGGCACAGGTTTTCGTGCGCTGATGAGCTTTGTAGAACCGGACTACTGTATGCCTCTGAGACAGACGATAACCTCGCGATTAGAAAACTGCTATGAAACCTGTGTGAGGTTGCTCCGGGAAAAACTGGACAAAGCTGTTAAAGTCGCTTTCACCACGGACTGCTGGACGGCATTATCTACAGAAAGCTACATGACTGTCACGTGTCATTACATTGAAAATTGGGAGCCTCGATCCTCAGTTCTACACACTGAAAGTCTGGCAGGAGAACAGACTGCAGAAAACCTGGCTGCAAAATTAAATGCAACAGTAGAAAGATGGGGCCTGGCAGGCCGTGTCCTGGCATGCGTACATGACAATACAAGCGACATTGCGCTTGCCAACACTCCAAGGTATGTGGCATGGGAATCTGTCAGCTGTTTTGCCCATACCTTGCAGCTAGCCATAAACGATGGGTTCCTTTCCAGTCCCGTGGATCATGCGGTTGCAGCTGCGAGTAGACTAGTTGCACACTTCCACCACAGCACCGTGGCCACGCAAGCCTTCGAAAGAGAACAAATTCAGCTTCAAGTTCAGCCACACCCGCTGATCCAGTCCTGTAAAATTCGCTGGAATTCAGTCTATGACATGTTCGAAAGACTCAGTGAGCAAAGGCAGGCTGTGACAGCCGTGCTTTCGGACAGCAGCGTGACAAAACAATCGGATGCCCAAATGCTTCAGCTGCAAGATGAGCACTGGCAGTTACTGGAGGATATCTTACCAGTGCTTTCCACTTTAAAGTGCGCAACAACTGCCATGTCTGCGGAACAGTTGGCGTCAATTTCCAATATTTATCCAATTTGCAACAGTCTTCTCCAAACTCACCTCAGAAGCGAAGCTCCTGCTGAAAATGCAACTGTCACAGCCTTCAAAGCGGCTGTCCGTCGCTCTCTGGAACATCGCATGACACCTAGTGATCCTGCCATAGCTGCCAAACCGGCAGTTATCGCCGCCTTGTTAGATCCTCGCCATAAGCACATGCGGTTTCTTTCACCGGTTGTCCAGATTGCTGCTAAGTCAAAGCTTCTGGAACTTGCGGCCAGGTTGGAAATAGAAGAACCTCCACGGGCCTGGGCTGACCGGAGAGGTGCGGAGACTGATGAGCCCATGGAGCCAGCATCGAAGAAAAGGACGAGTGCCATAGTGATGCTTTTAGGCGAAGGGTACACCAAAAAGGAGAATGAGGAGAATGCTGTGGAGAAAGAACTGGAAGATTACCTCAGGGAGCCTTGCCCTTCATTGGAATGCAGTCCACTGGAGTGGTGGAAAGTCAATGCCCAGCGGTTTCCAAGGCTTGGAAAACTGGCAAACAGTTACCTATGCATCCCAGGAACTTCTGTTCCTGCCGAATGCGTGTTTTCTAGCGCTGGCCTGACGATTAACCGGCTGCGCTCGAGACTGACACCGGAGCACGTCAACATGTTAATTTTTCttaacaaaaacaagcagtaa
- the LOC102463756 gene encoding E3 SUMO-protein ligase ZBED1-like isoform X1, with translation MERSKKSAAWNHFIQISEDVVKCKLCSAELKYAKSTGSMLNHLKLKHPTVSRKTESRNQTPLAAFASGSSGRYNTREEQLTELLCTMISTDMLPVSVVEGTGFRALMSFVEPDYCMPLRQTITSRLENCYETCVRLLREKLDKAVKVAFTTDCWTALSTESYMTVTCHYIENWEPRSSVLHTESLAGEQTAENLAAKLNATVERWGLAGRVLACVHDNTSDIALANTPRYVAWESVSCFAHTLQLAINDGFLSSPVDHAVAAASRLVAHFHHSTVATQAFEREQIQLQVQPHPLIQSCKIRWNSVYDMFERLSEQRQAVTAVLSDSSVTKQSDAQMLQLQDEHWQLLEDILPVLSTLKCATTAMSAEQLASISNIYPICNSLLQTHLRSEAPAENATVTAFKAAVRRSLEHRMTPSDPAIAAKPAVIAALLDPRHKHMRFLSPVVQIAAKSKLLELAARLEIEEPPRAWADRRGAETDEPMEPASKKRTSAIVMLLGEGYTKKENEENAVEKELEDYLREPCPSLECSPLEWWKVNAQRFPRLGKLANSYLCIPGTSVPAECVFSSAGLTINRLRSRLTPEHVNMLIFLNKNKQ, from the coding sequence ATGGAGCGATCAAAAAAGAGTGCTGCCTGGAACCATTTCATACAAATAAGTGAAGATGTTGTTAAAtgtaaactgtgttctgcagagCTGAAGTATGCAAAGAGCACCGGGTCCATGCTCAACCATTTGAAGCTGAAACATCCAACTGTTTCACGTAAAACGGAAAGCAGAAATCAAACCCCACTGGCAGCGTTTGCTTCTGGCAGTTCAGGAAGGTACAACACGCGTGAGGAACAACTAACAGAATTGTTGTGCACCATGATCTCGACAGATATGCTGCCTGTCAGCGTCGTTGAGGGCACAGGTTTTCGTGCGCTGATGAGCTTTGTAGAACCGGACTACTGTATGCCTCTGAGACAGACGATAACCTCGCGATTAGAAAACTGCTATGAAACCTGTGTGAGGTTGCTCCGGGAAAAACTGGACAAAGCTGTTAAAGTCGCTTTCACCACGGACTGCTGGACGGCATTATCTACAGAAAGCTACATGACTGTCACGTGTCATTACATTGAAAATTGGGAGCCTCGATCCTCAGTTCTACACACTGAAAGTCTGGCAGGAGAACAGACTGCAGAAAACCTGGCTGCAAAATTAAATGCAACAGTAGAAAGATGGGGCCTGGCAGGCCGTGTCCTGGCATGCGTACATGACAATACAAGCGACATTGCGCTTGCCAACACTCCAAGGTATGTGGCATGGGAATCTGTCAGCTGTTTTGCCCATACCTTGCAGCTAGCCATAAACGATGGGTTCCTTTCCAGTCCCGTGGATCATGCGGTTGCAGCTGCGAGTAGACTAGTTGCACACTTCCACCACAGCACCGTGGCCACGCAAGCCTTCGAAAGAGAACAAATTCAGCTTCAAGTTCAGCCACACCCGCTGATCCAGTCCTGTAAAATTCGCTGGAATTCAGTCTATGACATGTTCGAAAGACTCAGTGAGCAAAGGCAGGCTGTGACAGCCGTGCTTTCGGACAGCAGCGTGACAAAACAATCGGATGCCCAAATGCTTCAGCTGCAAGATGAGCACTGGCAGTTACTGGAGGATATCTTACCAGTGCTTTCCACTTTAAAGTGCGCAACAACTGCCATGTCTGCGGAACAGTTGGCGTCAATTTCCAATATTTATCCAATTTGCAACAGTCTTCTCCAAACTCACCTCAGAAGCGAAGCTCCTGCTGAAAATGCAACTGTCACAGCCTTCAAAGCGGCTGTCCGTCGCTCTCTGGAACATCGCATGACACCTAGTGATCCTGCCATAGCTGCCAAACCGGCAGTTATCGCCGCCTTGTTAGATCCTCGCCATAAGCACATGCGGTTTCTTTCACCGGTTGTCCAGATTGCTGCTAAGTCAAAGCTTCTGGAACTTGCGGCCAGGTTGGAAATAGAAGAACCTCCACGGGCCTGGGCTGACCGGAGAGGTGCGGAGACTGATGAGCCCATGGAGCCAGCATCGAAGAAAAGGACGAGTGCCATAGTGATGCTTTTAGGCGAAGGGTACACCAAAAAGGAGAATGAGGAGAATGCTGTGGAGAAAGAACTGGAAGATTACCTCAGGGAGCCTTGCCCTTCATTGGAATGCAGTCCACTGGAGTGGTGGAAAGTCAATGCCCAGCGGTTTCCAAGGCTTGGAAAACTGGCAAACAGTTACCTATGCATCCCAGGAACTTCTGTTCCTGCCGAATGCGTGTTTTCTAGCGCTGGCCTGACGATTAACCGGCTGCGCTCGAGACTGACACCGGAGCACGTCAACATGTTAATTTTTCttaacaaaaacaagcagtaa